In Methylomonas sp. ZR1, one DNA window encodes the following:
- the gyrA gene encoding DNA gyrase subunit A — translation MSDFAKEIIPVNLEDEMKQSYLDYAMSVIVGRALPDVRDGLKPVHRRVLYAMNELGNDWNKPYKKSARIVGDVIGKYHPHGDTAVYDTMVRMAQPFSLRYMLIDGQGNFGSVDGDSPAAMRYTEVRMAKIAHELLADLDKETVDFVANYDESESEPTVMPTRVPTLLVNGSAGIAVGMATNIPPHNLGEIISACLALIENPDLTIPELMQIVPGPDFPTAGIINGASGIFEAYATGRGRIYLRGRSHFEDIGDSGRQAIITTELPYQVNKARLLEKIAELVKEGKLDGISGLRDESDKDGMRMVIELRRGEVPDVVLNNLYKQTQMQTVFGINMVALYDGRPHLMNLKEILAAFVDHRREIVTRRTIYNLRKARERAHILEGLAVALANIDEMIDLIKSSPSPQEAKVGLLAQTWNAGLVASLLDRADADRSRPDDLSIEFGLVDGSYRLSENQAQAILDLRLHRLTGLEQEKIVNEYKQLLELIDEYLHILGSDVRLMEVIREELEEIKTQYGDTRRTEIVQDYSNLSAEDLITEEDMVVTMSHEGYVKTQPLSDYKAQRRGGRGKSATATKENDFVEKLIIANTHDTILCFSSAGKVYWLRVFNLPVASRASRGKPFVNLLPLEEGEKINAMLPVREYSADKYIFMATSSGTVKKTPLPEFERQRSNGKIAIDLNENDTLVGVAITDGQQNVLLFSSDGKAVCFNETDVRSMGRTATGVRGIRLQEGQKVISLIIASEGTVLNITENGYGKRTKLEEFTQHRRGGQGLIAIQTSERNGAVVGAVLVNDTDEIMLITDGGTLVRTRVKEISIVGRNTQGVTVIRLDKGERVVGVDCIDGLGDEDDVDGDIDENDVDVVETDSAEQGGEEE, via the coding sequence ATGTCAGACTTCGCTAAAGAAATTATCCCCGTCAATCTCGAAGACGAGATGAAACAATCCTACCTCGATTACGCCATGAGCGTCATCGTCGGCAGGGCACTCCCCGATGTCAGAGACGGCCTCAAGCCGGTGCACCGTCGCGTCCTTTACGCGATGAACGAGCTCGGAAACGACTGGAACAAACCTTATAAAAAGTCGGCGCGTATCGTCGGTGACGTGATCGGTAAATACCATCCGCATGGTGATACAGCGGTTTACGACACCATGGTGCGGATGGCGCAGCCGTTTTCCTTGCGCTACATGTTAATCGATGGTCAAGGCAACTTCGGTTCGGTGGACGGTGATTCGCCGGCGGCGATGCGGTATACCGAAGTGCGAATGGCCAAAATCGCCCATGAATTACTCGCGGACCTGGATAAGGAAACCGTGGACTTCGTTGCCAACTACGACGAATCGGAATCTGAACCCACTGTGATGCCGACTCGGGTGCCTACTCTGTTAGTCAATGGCTCTGCCGGCATCGCGGTCGGTATGGCCACTAATATTCCTCCACATAATCTGGGTGAGATTATCAGCGCCTGCCTGGCCTTGATCGAAAACCCCGATCTGACGATTCCTGAATTAATGCAAATTGTGCCGGGACCGGATTTTCCGACCGCAGGGATCATCAATGGCGCCTCCGGTATTTTTGAAGCGTATGCCACCGGTCGTGGCCGGATTTACCTGCGTGGCCGCAGCCATTTTGAAGACATTGGCGATAGCGGTCGCCAAGCCATCATCACCACCGAGCTACCCTATCAGGTTAACAAAGCCCGCTTGCTGGAAAAAATCGCCGAACTGGTTAAAGAAGGTAAGTTAGACGGTATATCGGGCCTGCGCGACGAATCCGATAAGGACGGCATGCGCATGGTGATTGAACTGCGTCGTGGTGAAGTGCCGGACGTGGTGCTGAATAATCTGTACAAACAAACCCAAATGCAGACCGTATTTGGTATCAATATGGTGGCGCTGTACGACGGCCGTCCACATTTGATGAATCTGAAAGAGATTCTGGCGGCGTTTGTCGATCACCGTCGCGAGATCGTTACCCGCAGAACCATTTATAACCTGCGCAAGGCACGGGAGAGGGCGCATATTCTGGAAGGTTTGGCGGTTGCATTGGCTAATATCGACGAGATGATTGATCTGATCAAATCCTCGCCCAGCCCGCAAGAAGCCAAAGTCGGCCTGCTAGCGCAGACCTGGAATGCCGGTTTGGTTGCGTCCTTGCTGGATAGAGCCGATGCGGATCGTTCGCGGCCGGACGATTTGTCTATCGAATTTGGCTTGGTAGACGGCTCTTACCGCTTATCCGAAAATCAGGCGCAGGCTATTTTGGATTTGCGTCTGCATCGCTTGACCGGCTTGGAACAAGAAAAAATCGTCAACGAATACAAGCAGCTGCTGGAACTGATCGACGAATATCTGCATATTTTGGGTAGCGATGTGCGCTTGATGGAAGTAATTCGCGAAGAGCTGGAAGAGATCAAAACTCAATACGGCGATACCCGCCGCACCGAAATCGTCCAGGATTATTCAAATCTGTCCGCTGAAGACCTGATTACCGAAGAAGATATGGTGGTGACGATGTCGCACGAGGGTTACGTGAAAACGCAGCCGCTCAGCGATTACAAAGCTCAGCGCCGCGGCGGCCGCGGTAAGTCGGCGACTGCAACGAAGGAAAACGATTTCGTCGAAAAACTAATCATCGCTAATACTCACGATACGATTCTGTGCTTCTCTTCGGCGGGTAAAGTCTATTGGTTACGGGTGTTTAATCTGCCGGTCGCCAGCCGGGCATCGCGCGGCAAGCCGTTTGTAAATCTGTTGCCGTTGGAAGAAGGCGAGAAGATCAATGCGATGTTGCCGGTCCGTGAGTACAGTGCGGATAAATACATTTTCATGGCCACATCATCGGGTACCGTGAAGAAAACCCCGTTGCCCGAGTTCGAACGCCAGCGCAGTAACGGCAAAATCGCTATCGATCTAAACGAAAACGACACTTTAGTGGGCGTGGCGATTACCGACGGGCAGCAAAACGTGTTGTTGTTCAGCAGTGATGGCAAGGCCGTGTGCTTCAACGAAACCGATGTGCGCTCCATGGGCAGGACCGCTACCGGCGTACGCGGTATCCGTCTGCAGGAAGGCCAAAAAGTCATATCCTTAATCATCGCCAGCGAAGGCACGGTGTTGAATATCACCGAAAACGGTTACGGCAAACGCACTAAGCTGGAAGAGTTTACCCAGCATAGGCGCGGCGGACAGGGCTTAATCGCGATCCAAACCTCCGAGAGGAATGGTGCGGTAGTCGGCGCGGTATTGGTTAACGATACTGACGAGATCATGTTGATCACTGACGGCGGTACGCTGGTGCGGACACGGGTTAAGGAAATTTCCATCGTCGGCAGAAATACTCAAGGTGTTACCGTCATTCGTCTGGATAAGGGCGAAAGAGTCGTTGGCGTTGATTGTATCGATGGTCTGGGCGATGAAGACGATGTGGACGGCGATATCGACGAAAATGATGTTGATGTGGTGGAAACAGACAGCGCCGAACAAGGCGGAGAAGAGGAGTAA
- the serC gene encoding 3-phosphoserine/phosphohydroxythreonine transaminase translates to MARIYNFSAGPSMLPESVLVQAQQEMLNWQDSGMSVMEMSHRGKHFMAIAEAMKNDLIELLAIPANYKVLFLQGGASAQFAMIPQNILNGKTKASYVNTGAWSTSAIKEAGKYCEVQLAATSEAEKFTTIPALDTWNIDKDAAYLHYTSNETIHGVEFSEVPDAGDLPLVCDMSSNILSRPVDVSRYGIIYAGTQKNMGPSGVTVVIVRDDLVGLAPKTVPAVFDYQQQAKADSMLNTPATYNWYLLGLVLQWLKQQGGIAAIEQHNIRKAGKLYQVIDESSLYSNPVVKDYRSRMNVPFVLADAALDKEFLVLAEKNGLSTLAGHRSVGGMRASIYNAMPEAGVDALIDFMAEFERTH, encoded by the coding sequence ATGGCAAGGATTTACAACTTTAGCGCCGGTCCGTCCATGTTGCCGGAATCGGTACTGGTGCAAGCTCAACAAGAGATGTTGAATTGGCAAGATAGCGGCATGTCGGTGATGGAAATGAGCCACCGCGGTAAGCATTTCATGGCCATCGCCGAAGCGATGAAAAATGATTTGATCGAATTGCTCGCCATTCCGGCCAACTACAAGGTCCTGTTTCTGCAAGGCGGTGCCAGCGCGCAATTTGCAATGATCCCGCAAAACATTCTGAACGGCAAAACCAAGGCCAGTTACGTGAACACTGGAGCCTGGTCTACCAGTGCTATCAAAGAAGCCGGTAAATATTGCGAAGTACAGCTTGCTGCCACCTCGGAAGCCGAAAAATTTACTACTATTCCAGCGCTCGATACCTGGAATATCGATAAAGACGCCGCTTATCTGCACTACACCTCTAACGAAACCATTCACGGCGTGGAATTTTCCGAAGTTCCCGACGCAGGGGATTTGCCCTTAGTGTGCGATATGTCTTCGAACATTTTGTCGCGTCCGGTCGATGTCAGTCGCTACGGCATTATTTATGCGGGTACTCAGAAAAATATGGGGCCTTCCGGCGTGACCGTGGTTATCGTTCGCGATGATTTAGTCGGCTTGGCACCAAAAACCGTGCCGGCTGTGTTCGACTACCAGCAACAGGCAAAAGCCGACTCCATGTTGAATACGCCTGCCACCTATAACTGGTATCTGTTGGGGTTGGTGTTGCAATGGCTGAAACAGCAAGGGGGTATCGCGGCCATTGAGCAGCATAATATTCGTAAAGCCGGCAAGCTTTACCAAGTTATCGATGAATCCAGCCTTTACAGCAATCCGGTGGTGAAAGACTACCGCTCCCGAATGAACGTGCCCTTCGTGTTGGCGGATGCGGCGCTGGATAAAGAGTTTTTGGTCTTGGCCGAGAAAAACGGCCTTAGCACGCTCGCAGGCCACCGTTCCGTCGGTGGCATGCGCGCCAGTATTTACAATGCTATGCCGGAAGCCGGGGTCGATGCCTTGATCGATTTCATGGCCGAGTTCGAACGTACTCACTAA
- the pheA gene encoding prephenate dehydratase, producing MTAIIPLSELRERIDAIDQQILQLINRRAECAIEVARTKMAEGETGSFYRADREAQVLRKIKELNPGPLSDDASVHLFRELMSACLALEKPLEVAFLGPVGTFTQQATFKHFGHAVKGIPVATIPEIFLAVETGHCQFGVVPVENSTEGVIAHTLDRFMTTSLQICGEVEIRVHQNLLGKMDTLAAINEVYSHQQSLAQCRQWLNSYLPGVPCTAVSSNAEAARLASLDHNKAAIAGLMAAELYELNIIEQHIEDESNNTTRFIVIGKQQPASTGLDKTSILVSTGNQAGALHKILGPFAEYGISMAHIESRPSRQGLWEYVFFIDIDGHRDDPDVAKALETLQNNVKMLKILGSYPKAVI from the coding sequence ATGACGGCGATTATTCCTTTATCGGAGCTGCGCGAACGTATCGACGCGATTGATCAGCAAATATTGCAGTTGATCAATCGGCGGGCGGAGTGCGCTATTGAAGTAGCCAGAACCAAAATGGCCGAAGGCGAAACCGGTAGTTTTTACCGTGCTGATCGCGAAGCTCAGGTGTTGCGCAAAATCAAGGAGCTGAATCCGGGTCCATTGAGTGACGATGCTTCGGTGCATTTGTTCCGGGAATTGATGTCGGCTTGTTTGGCTTTGGAAAAACCCTTGGAAGTGGCGTTTTTGGGGCCGGTTGGCACCTTTACCCAGCAAGCAACCTTCAAACATTTCGGTCACGCCGTGAAGGGCATTCCGGTGGCGACAATACCGGAGATTTTTTTGGCGGTGGAAACCGGTCATTGTCAATTCGGCGTGGTGCCTGTGGAAAATTCCACCGAAGGCGTAATTGCGCATACGCTGGACCGTTTTATGACCACGTCCTTGCAAATTTGCGGCGAAGTCGAAATCCGGGTGCATCAAAACCTACTCGGTAAAATGGACACGTTGGCGGCGATTAACGAAGTCTATTCGCATCAACAATCCTTGGCGCAGTGTCGGCAATGGCTGAATAGCTATTTGCCGGGTGTGCCCTGCACGGCGGTCAGCAGTAATGCCGAAGCCGCCAGGCTGGCGTCTTTGGACCACAATAAAGCCGCGATAGCCGGTCTGATGGCGGCCGAATTGTATGAGTTGAACATCATCGAGCAACACATCGAGGATGAATCCAACAATACCACACGCTTTATCGTCATCGGCAAACAGCAGCCGGCATCCACCGGGCTGGATAAAACATCCATTTTGGTGTCCACCGGCAATCAAGCCGGCGCCTTGCATAAGATTTTGGGGCCGTTTGCCGAATACGGCATCAGCATGGCGCATATCGAGTCCAGGCCATCGCGGCAGGGCTTGTGGGAATACGTGTTTTTTATCGATATCGATGGTCATCGCGACGATCCCGATGTCGCCAAAGCTCTGGAAACCCTGCAAAACAACGTCAAAATGTTGAAAATCCTCGGCTCTTATCCAAAAGCCGTCATTTAA
- the hisC gene encoding histidinol-phosphate transaminase — protein sequence MNKFLELATAGVQQLVPYVPGKPVDELQRELGIAEVIKLASNENPLGTGAKVAAAIQATLPELTRYPDGSGFTLKAELSAKLNVAPEQITLGNGSSEILELVMRTFVTPELEVVFSQHAFALYPILTQAVGAKAKVVPAKNYGHDLAAMRAQVGPKTRVVFIANPNNPTGTLLNKNELESFIADLPAHVLCVLDEAYYEFVDPAVRTESLAWPNRYPNLIIARTFSKAYGLAGLRIGYGISSPDIADLLNRVRQPFNCSMLALAAAEAALGDTDYLNQTVALNNAGMTQLTDVFKELDLPWIPSSGNFVSVDVKQPALPIYEALLRKGVIVRPVANYEMPNHLRVSIGTERENAIFIKALREVLSGV from the coding sequence ATGAACAAATTTTTAGAACTTGCTACTGCCGGCGTTCAACAGCTGGTGCCTTATGTGCCCGGTAAACCGGTGGATGAATTGCAGCGCGAGCTGGGTATCGCAGAAGTCATCAAGCTGGCTTCCAACGAAAATCCATTGGGCACCGGCGCCAAAGTCGCGGCGGCTATTCAAGCAACCTTGCCCGAATTAACCCGTTATCCCGACGGCAGCGGTTTTACATTGAAAGCCGAATTGTCGGCCAAATTAAATGTGGCGCCCGAGCAAATTACCCTGGGTAACGGTTCCAGCGAGATTCTGGAATTGGTGATGCGGACTTTCGTTACGCCGGAACTGGAAGTAGTGTTTTCCCAGCACGCATTCGCGTTATATCCAATTCTGACGCAAGCCGTCGGCGCCAAAGCCAAAGTGGTGCCGGCTAAAAATTACGGGCATGATTTGGCGGCAATGCGGGCGCAAGTCGGTCCAAAAACCCGAGTCGTGTTTATTGCCAATCCCAACAATCCAACCGGTACTTTGCTGAATAAAAACGAACTGGAAAGCTTTATCGCTGATTTGCCAGCGCATGTGCTGTGCGTCTTAGACGAGGCTTATTACGAGTTTGTCGATCCTGCCGTGCGAACCGAATCGTTGGCTTGGCCGAATCGTTATCCGAATCTGATTATTGCCCGCACGTTCTCCAAGGCCTACGGCTTGGCGGGGTTGCGTATCGGTTACGGGATTTCCTCCCCTGACATCGCCGATCTGTTGAACAGAGTGCGCCAACCTTTCAATTGCAGCATGCTGGCATTAGCCGCAGCGGAAGCCGCGCTGGGGGACACAGATTACCTGAATCAGACCGTGGCTCTTAACAACGCCGGTATGACGCAACTGACTGATGTTTTTAAGGAATTGGATTTACCCTGGATTCCCTCGTCCGGCAATTTCGTTTCCGTGGATGTGAAACAACCGGCTTTGCCGATTTACGAGGCCTTGCTGCGCAAGGGCGTAATCGTAAGGCCGGTTGCCAATTACGAAATGCCTAACCACCTGCGTGTCAGTATCGGCACGGAACGTGAAAACGCCATATTCATAAAAGCGTTGCGCGAGGTGCTGAGCGGTGTTTAA
- a CDS encoding prephenate dehydrogenase/arogenate dehydrogenase family protein, producing MFNRLCIIGIGLIGGSIARAARAQGLCREVVAYGREKNLPNMQLAKQLGVIDQFYTDIAAALQNTDCVIVATPVGSMKAIFEQIKPHWNSNAIYSDAGSTKGSVVSALAEVFGTVPSNFVPAHPIAGAERSGVDASTVDLFVNRRLILTPLEGTDKLALAKIHTFWEKIGSSVSVMSVEHHDTVLAATSHLPHILAFALVGLLGRKDEQREIFKYAAGGFRDFSRIASSDPTMWQDICLANKQEIVPLIRQFQAELSKIEQLLVEDKSAQLFETFTYARNARQRFLDQQED from the coding sequence GTGTTTAACCGCCTGTGCATCATCGGCATCGGTTTGATCGGCGGTTCTATTGCCAGGGCCGCGCGCGCCCAAGGCTTATGTCGTGAAGTCGTTGCCTACGGCCGCGAGAAAAATCTGCCGAATATGCAATTGGCGAAGCAACTCGGTGTCATCGACCAGTTTTACACCGACATAGCTGCGGCATTGCAAAATACCGATTGCGTAATCGTCGCCACGCCGGTCGGTAGCATGAAGGCTATTTTCGAACAAATTAAACCGCACTGGAACTCGAATGCTATTTACAGCGATGCAGGCAGCACCAAGGGCAGCGTGGTTTCCGCATTGGCGGAAGTTTTCGGTACCGTACCCAGCAATTTTGTGCCTGCGCACCCGATTGCCGGCGCCGAGCGCAGCGGTGTGGATGCTTCGACCGTCGATTTGTTTGTCAATCGCCGCCTGATCCTGACGCCGCTAGAAGGCACCGATAAGCTGGCGCTGGCGAAAATCCATACATTTTGGGAAAAGATCGGCTCCAGCGTTTCGGTGATGTCGGTAGAACACCATGATACCGTGCTGGCTGCCACTAGCCACTTGCCGCATATCCTAGCCTTTGCCTTGGTTGGTTTGTTGGGGCGCAAGGACGAACAGCGCGAGATATTCAAATATGCCGCCGGCGGTTTCAGGGATTTCAGTCGCATCGCCTCCAGCGACCCGACCATGTGGCAGGACATCTGTCTGGCCAATAAGCAGGAAATCGTGCCCTTGATTCGCCAGTTTCAAGCGGAATTAAGCAAAATAGAACAATTGCTGGTTGAGGATAAGTCTGCGCAATTGTTCGAAACCTTTACGTATGCCAGAAATGCCCGGCAGCGTTTTCTCGATCAACAAGAAGACTAA
- the aroA gene encoding 3-phosphoshikimate 1-carboxyvinyltransferase, whose protein sequence is MSQTITFQVQPGGSLRGEIRVPGDKSMSHRSIMLGSLAEGVTHVTGFLNAEDAISTLEAFRAMGVKIEGPVNGEVTIHGVGKHGLQAPEKPLYLGNSGTSMRLLSGLLAGQPFDVVLTGDKSLESRPMKRVTVPLALMGAEIVTQENGTAPLHIKGKAGKLQGIHYDMPIASAQVKSCLLLAGMYAEGETSVTEPAPTRDHTERMLNGFGYPVIREGSTARITNQGKLTAARIDVPSDISSAAFFLVGASIAPDSDVTLRHVGINPTRTGIIDILRLMGANIEVLNEREVGGEPVADLRVRSAQLKGINIPEHLVPLAIDEFPVLFVAAACAEGQTVLTGAEELRVKESDRIQVMADGLQILGVDAQPTKDGMVINGGGHIGTGEVESHGDHRIAMSFSIAGLRASGQITINDCANVNTSFPEFRDLATKLGLALTSF, encoded by the coding sequence ATGTCACAAACCATTACTTTTCAAGTACAGCCGGGCGGCAGTTTGCGCGGCGAAATCCGTGTGCCGGGTGATAAGTCCATGTCGCACCGTTCGATTATGCTGGGTTCACTGGCGGAAGGTGTCACCCACGTCACCGGTTTTTTAAACGCGGAAGATGCCATTTCTACCTTGGAAGCTTTCCGGGCCATGGGTGTAAAAATCGAAGGGCCGGTCAATGGCGAAGTGACGATACACGGCGTTGGCAAGCACGGTTTGCAAGCGCCGGAGAAACCTTTGTATTTGGGCAACTCCGGTACTTCAATGCGACTGCTGAGTGGTCTGTTGGCAGGTCAGCCGTTCGATGTGGTGTTGACTGGCGATAAGTCGCTGGAATCGCGGCCGATGAAGCGCGTCACCGTGCCGTTGGCGCTGATGGGCGCCGAGATTGTTACCCAGGAAAACGGCACCGCGCCGCTGCATATCAAAGGCAAGGCCGGAAAATTGCAAGGCATTCATTACGATATGCCTATCGCCAGCGCTCAGGTCAAATCCTGTTTGCTGTTGGCGGGCATGTATGCCGAAGGTGAAACCAGCGTCACCGAACCAGCGCCGACCCGCGACCATACCGAGCGGATGTTGAACGGATTTGGTTATCCAGTCATCCGCGAAGGCAGCACAGCCCGTATTACCAATCAAGGCAAATTGACTGCCGCGCGCATTGATGTACCCAGCGATATTTCCTCGGCGGCGTTCTTTCTGGTCGGTGCCAGTATCGCCCCGGATTCCGATGTGACTTTGCGTCACGTAGGGATCAACCCAACCCGCACCGGTATCATCGATATTTTGCGTTTAATGGGGGCGAATATCGAAGTATTGAACGAGAGAGAAGTCGGCGGTGAACCCGTAGCCGATTTGCGTGTGCGTTCGGCACAGTTGAAAGGCATCAACATCCCCGAGCATTTGGTGCCGCTGGCCATCGACGAGTTTCCAGTCTTGTTCGTGGCCGCTGCTTGTGCGGAAGGTCAAACCGTATTGACTGGCGCCGAAGAATTAAGGGTCAAGGAATCCGACCGTATTCAAGTGATGGCTGACGGTTTGCAAATTCTCGGTGTCGATGCGCAGCCCACCAAGGACGGCATGGTGATTAACGGCGGCGGGCATATTGGTACTGGCGAAGTGGAATCGCATGGCGATCACCGCATTGCTATGTCGTTTTCGATTGCCGGCTTGCGGGCGAGTGGTCAGATCACGATCAATGACTGTGCGAATGTGAATACATCGTTTCCGGAATTCCGCGATTTGGCCACCAAACTGGGTTTGGCATTAACGAGTTTTTAA
- the cmk gene encoding (d)CMP kinase, giving the protein MQVPVLTIDGPSGAGKGTVSRAVAKLLGWNYLDSGSIYRSLAVAVLKSGLELSDVTAICRVAEAMSLEFDCGDELIVKLDGIDITSQLGTETTGNTASVIAAYPEVRAVLLQKQKDFQRLPGLVADGRDMGSVVFQDAKIKVYLTASAEERALRRYKQLIEKGIDANLAQITREIEERDFRDQQRATAPLTVPEGAHYIDSSSLTIQQVIDQVVNLVNSD; this is encoded by the coding sequence ATGCAAGTACCCGTATTGACGATAGATGGTCCCAGTGGCGCAGGTAAAGGCACGGTCAGCCGCGCCGTCGCGAAACTTTTGGGTTGGAATTATCTGGATAGCGGCTCGATTTATCGCTCGTTAGCTGTTGCGGTTTTAAAATCGGGTCTTGAGTTATCGGACGTAACCGCTATTTGCCGAGTCGCTGAAGCCATGTCGTTAGAATTCGATTGCGGCGACGAGTTGATCGTTAAGCTTGATGGCATCGACATTACCAGTCAATTGGGCACCGAAACCACCGGCAATACTGCGTCCGTGATTGCCGCGTATCCGGAAGTAAGGGCAGTGTTATTGCAAAAACAAAAGGATTTTCAAAGACTTCCAGGCTTGGTCGCCGATGGTCGAGACATGGGTAGCGTCGTATTTCAGGACGCCAAAATCAAGGTTTATTTAACCGCCAGCGCGGAGGAAAGGGCGCTTAGGCGATATAAACAGTTGATTGAAAAGGGAATTGATGCTAACCTTGCTCAAATCACTCGGGAAATAGAAGAACGCGATTTTCGCGATCAGCAGCGAGCTACGGCTCCGCTCACCGTGCCGGAAGGTGCGCATTACATCGATTCATCCAGTTTGACTATTCAGCAAGTGATTGATCAGGTGGTAAATTTAGTCAATTCAGACTAG
- the rpsA gene encoding 30S ribosomal protein S1 produces the protein MGESFAELFEESYAKTEMRPGAMLIGTVVDIENEFVIVSTQAKSEGVIPKWQFLNADGDLEVNVGDEIEVALDLFEDGLGATLLSRDKAKKSKAWAELEKAFETQETIVGRINGKVRGGFTVAVGALRAFLPGSLVDVRPIRDTAFLENRDLEFKVIKIDQKRNNVVLSRRAVVESEYSAEREELVKTLQDGAIVTGIVKNLTDYGAFIDLGGVDGLLHITDMAWRRVRHPSECVEIGQEVKVKVLKFDKDKTRVSLGMKQMDEDPWQNIARRYPAGTRVFGKVNNLTDYGCFVEIEEGVEGLVHVSEMDWTNKNVNPSKVVQLGDEVEVMVLEIDEERRRISLGMKQCRSNPWDEFAATHNKGDKISGKIKSITDFGIFIGLDGGIDGLVHMSDISWNENDEEAIRNYKKGDEVETVILAVDSERERISLGIKQLEQDPFQNYIAVHEKGSLVKGVIKEIDAKGAVVTLADNVEGYLRASEIQRDRVEDARTLLKEGEEIEAKFVGVDKKTKSISLSIKAKDVEEESNAIKDYSSQNAGTATLGDIFKQMDK, from the coding sequence ATGGGCGAAAGCTTTGCAGAGTTGTTTGAAGAGAGTTATGCCAAGACGGAAATGCGTCCTGGCGCAATGCTAATTGGTACCGTTGTTGATATCGAAAACGAATTTGTTATCGTCAGCACGCAAGCCAAATCAGAAGGGGTCATTCCTAAATGGCAATTTCTGAATGCCGACGGCGACCTTGAGGTCAATGTAGGCGACGAAATTGAGGTAGCTCTCGATTTATTCGAAGATGGCCTGGGCGCCACTCTTCTTTCCCGTGATAAAGCCAAGAAAAGTAAAGCTTGGGCAGAACTGGAAAAAGCCTTTGAAACGCAAGAAACCATTGTCGGCCGTATCAACGGCAAAGTACGTGGCGGTTTCACTGTTGCGGTCGGTGCGTTGCGCGCCTTCTTGCCAGGCTCTCTGGTAGACGTTCGTCCTATCCGCGATACCGCTTTCCTGGAAAACCGCGATCTGGAATTTAAAGTCATCAAAATCGACCAAAAACGTAACAACGTTGTGTTGTCACGTCGTGCGGTCGTCGAAAGCGAATACAGCGCAGAACGCGAAGAGTTGGTTAAAACGCTGCAAGACGGCGCGATTGTTACCGGTATCGTTAAAAACCTCACCGATTACGGTGCGTTTATCGATCTGGGCGGCGTCGATGGTTTGCTGCACATTACCGATATGGCATGGCGCCGTGTACGTCACCCATCCGAGTGTGTAGAAATTGGTCAGGAAGTTAAAGTTAAAGTCCTGAAATTCGACAAAGACAAAACCCGCGTCTCGTTGGGCATGAAACAAATGGATGAAGATCCATGGCAAAACATCGCTCGTCGTTACCCAGCCGGCACTCGCGTGTTCGGTAAGGTCAACAACCTGACCGACTACGGCTGCTTTGTGGAAATCGAAGAAGGCGTCGAAGGCTTGGTACACGTTTCCGAAATGGACTGGACCAACAAAAACGTTAATCCGTCTAAAGTTGTTCAATTGGGCGACGAAGTTGAAGTTATGGTTCTGGAAATCGACGAAGAACGTCGTCGTATTTCACTGGGCATGAAACAATGCCGTTCCAACCCTTGGGATGAATTTGCCGCCACGCACAACAAAGGCGACAAAATCTCCGGCAAAATCAAATCCATCACCGATTTCGGTATCTTCATCGGTCTGGACGGTGGTATCGACGGTTTGGTTCACATGTCCGATATTTCCTGGAACGAGAACGACGAAGAAGCGATTCGCAATTACAAAAAAGGTGACGAAGTTGAAACCGTTATCTTGGCTGTTGATTCCGAGCGCGAACGTATCTCCTTGGGTATCAAACAACTCGAACAAGATCCTTTCCAAAACTACATTGCCGTGCATGAAAAAGGCAGCTTAGTTAAAGGCGTCATCAAGGAAATCGATGCTAAAGGTGCAGTGGTGACCTTGGCTGATAACGTCGAAGGTTACTTGCGCGCTTCCGAAATCCAACGTGACCGCGTCGAAGATGCGCGTACTTTGTTGAAAGAAGGCGAAGAAATCGAAGCTAAATTTGTCGGTGTTGACAAAAAGACTAAATCTATTTCTTTGTCTATCAAAGCGAAAGATGTCGAAGAAGAGTCTAATGCTATTAAAGATTACTCGTCACAAAATGCTGGCACAGCCACATTAGGCGATATCTTTAAACAAATGGACAAGTAG